One stretch of Equus przewalskii isolate Varuska chromosome 9, EquPr2, whole genome shotgun sequence DNA includes these proteins:
- the LOC103564379 gene encoding leukocyte immunoglobulin-like receptor subfamily B member 3 isoform X7 — protein sequence MTSALIALFCIGLSVGLRTPVQAGTLHKPTIWAEPGSVIPRGKPVTIWCQGTLEAREYLLYREGVSVLWDRQQPLELKEKVRLSIPYMAEQYAGRYVCYYISPTGWSEHSDNLELVVTGIYSKPTLSALPSPVVTSGAKVALQCGSWLGFDRFILTKEGEQKPSWTLDSQPKPNGQSHALFPVGFVTPSHRWTFRCYGCDRNKPQVCSRPSDPLEFLVPGVSGKPSLLSQQGPIVTSGQNLTLQCLSDVSYDRFALSKEGGHDLPQRLSQQSQNGRSQAGFPLGPVSWSHGGQYRCYGGHKLSSKWSAASDPLDILVAGELLDKPSLSMQPGPTVASGENVTLLCQTWSPRDTFLLSKEGAMDPPLRLRSKYQAQQYQARFSMSPVTSAHRGTYRCYSSYSTAGHLLSHPSDPLELVVSGPSGDQNPPVTGLNLTSAQRQADLQLPSGAADPDPKDRGLQISSSPAADAQEEALYSAVKDTQPEEGVELHHQDPKDEDAQGVMDVQVSHSRSRWGVAISPFPLSGKSLDMKDRHDEDDRQRDRQAAASEAPQDVTYVQLNHLTLRQEMTPLSSQSEKAPAEPSLYAALAIH from the exons ATGACTTCTGCCCTCATAGCTCTCTTCTGCATTG GGTTGAGTGTGGGACTGAGGACCCCAGTGCAGGCAG GGACCCTCCACAAACCCACCATCTGggctgagccaggctctgtgatACCCAGGGGGAAGCCCGTGACCATCTGGTGTCAGGGGACCTTGGAAGCCCGGGAGTATCTACTGTATAGAGAGGGAGTCTCAGTGCTCTGGGACAGACAGCAACCACTAGAGCTGAAGGAAAAGGTCAGGCTCTCCATCCCATACATGGCAGAGCAATATGCAGGGAGATATGTCTGTTACTATATCAGCCCCACTGGCTGGTCAGAGCATAGTGATAACCTGGAGCTGGTGGTGACAG gAATCTACAGCAAACCCACCCTCTCAGCCCTGCCGAGCCCTGTGGTGACCTCAGGAGCGAAAGTGGCCCTACAGTGTGGCTCATGGCTGGGATTTGACAGGTTCATTCTGACTAAGGAAGGAGAACAAAAACCCTCCTGGACCCTGGACTCACAGCCAAAGCCCAATGGGCAATCCCATGCTCTGTTTCCTGTGGGCTTTGTCACCCCAAGCCACAGGTGGACATTCAGGTGCTATGGCTGTGACAGGAACAAACCCCAGGTGTGCTCACGCCCCAGTGACCCCCTGGAGTTCCTGGTTCCAG GTGTGtctgggaagccctccctccTGAGCCAGCAGGGCCCTATCGTGACCTCTGGACAGAACTTGACCCTCCAGTGTCTCTCTGATGTCAGCTATGACAGATTTGCTCTGTCCAAGGAGGGGGGACATGACCTTCCCCAGCGCCTTAGCCAACAGTCCCAGAATGGACGCTCTCAGGCTGGTTTTCCCCTGGGCCCTGTGAGCTGGTCCCATGGGGGCCAGTACAGATGCTATGGTGGACACAAGCTCTCCTCCAAGTGGTCAGCCGCCAGCGACCCCCTGGACATCCTGGTGGCAG GAGAACTGCTTGACAAACCATCCCTCTCGATGCAACCAGGCCCCACAGTGGCCTCAGGAGAGAACGTGACCCTGCTGTGTCAGACATGGAGCCCGAGGGACACTTTCCTTCTGTCCAAGGAGGGGGCAATGGATCCCCCACTGCGTCTTAGATCAAAGTACCAAGCTCAGCAGTACCAGGCCCGATTCTCCATGAGTCCTGTGACCTCAGCCCACAGGGGGACCTACAGGTGTTATAGCTCATACAGCACTGCTGGCCACCTGTTGTCACACCCCAGTGATCCCCTGGAACTCGTGGTCTCAG GACCCTCTGGGGACCAAAACCCCCCAGTCACAGGGCTCAACTTAACATCTG CCCAGAGACAGGCTGATCTCCAGCTTCCTTCAGGGGCTGCAGACCCAGATCCCAAGGACAGAGGCCTGCAGATCAG ctccagcccagctgcTGATGCCCAGGAAGAGGCCCTct ATTCTGCCGTGAAGGACACACAGCCTGAGGAGGGAGTGGAGCTTCACCATCAG GATCCCAAGGATGAAGATGCCCAGGGAGTGATGGATGTCCAAGTGAGCCACTCAAGATCAAGGTGGGGAGTGGccatctctcctttccccctATCAGGGAAGTCACTGGACATGAAAGATAGACATGACGAAGAcgacagacagagggacagacag GCTGCTGCATCTGAAGCCCCCCAGGATGTGACCTACGTCCAACTGAACCACTTGACCCTCAGACAAGAGATGACACCCCTTTCCTCCCAGTCAGAGAAGGCCCCAGCAGAGCCCAGTCTGTACGCTGCTCTGGCCATCCACTAG